The Microbacterium sp. LWH7-1.2 genome window below encodes:
- the paaE gene encoding 1,2-phenylacetyl-CoA epoxidase subunit PaaE: MRPGEAAASENERIAETLLTTAVGGPRGAKHRARFHTLRVAAVHPLTDASVEVTFAIPEQARDEFDYLAGQHVALRKVLDGHEVRRSYSLCRAEDSGGGGDGPRTISVAIKRDLGGRFSTWAQTELKVGDEIDVMSPQGTFTSKLADLDDTHVAGIAAGSGITPLMALAATVLARSRTSRFTLVYTNRSSLDVMFLDELSDLKDRYPTRLALHHVLSREQRTAPLLSGRIDEPRLRRILGDLVLPDTVDEWFLCGPFELVQLCRDTLADIGVDPAHVRYELFTTGEGDRAEPSAGRPVVVAKDEPVRRIEFTLDGQSQAVDSPVAAHESILNAALRVRPDVPFACAGGVCGTCRARLLQGSVTMTENYALEPDELERGYVLTCQSHPTTDTVVVDYDV, from the coding sequence ATGCGGCCCGGCGAGGCGGCGGCGAGCGAGAACGAGCGCATCGCCGAGACACTGCTCACGACCGCCGTCGGCGGTCCGCGCGGGGCCAAGCACCGCGCGCGCTTCCACACGTTGCGGGTCGCGGCGGTGCATCCGTTGACGGACGCCTCGGTCGAGGTGACGTTCGCGATCCCCGAGCAGGCACGAGACGAGTTCGACTACCTCGCCGGGCAGCATGTCGCCCTGCGAAAGGTGCTCGACGGGCACGAGGTGCGCCGCTCCTATTCGCTGTGCCGCGCCGAGGACTCCGGCGGCGGGGGCGACGGACCGCGCACGATCAGCGTCGCGATCAAGCGCGATCTCGGCGGTCGGTTCTCGACCTGGGCGCAGACCGAGCTGAAGGTGGGCGACGAGATCGACGTGATGAGCCCGCAGGGCACCTTCACCTCGAAACTCGCCGACCTGGACGACACGCACGTGGCGGGGATCGCCGCCGGATCAGGCATCACGCCGCTCATGGCGCTCGCCGCGACCGTGCTCGCCCGGTCGCGCACGTCGCGGTTCACGCTCGTGTACACGAACCGCTCGAGCCTCGACGTCATGTTCCTCGACGAGCTCTCCGACCTCAAGGACCGCTACCCGACCCGGCTCGCCCTGCACCACGTGCTGTCGCGCGAGCAGCGCACCGCGCCACTGCTCTCGGGCCGCATCGACGAGCCGCGGCTGCGCCGCATCCTCGGCGACCTCGTGCTGCCCGACACCGTCGACGAGTGGTTCCTGTGCGGGCCGTTCGAACTCGTGCAGCTCTGCCGCGACACGCTCGCCGACATCGGCGTCGACCCCGCGCACGTGCGCTACGAGCTCTTCACCACCGGCGAGGGGGATCGCGCCGAGCCGTCGGCGGGGCGCCCGGTGGTCGTCGCGAAGGACGAGCCGGTGAGGCGCATCGAGTTCACGCTCGACGGGCAGTCGCAGGCGGTCGACAGCCCGGTCGCCGCGCACGAGTCGATCCTCAACGCCGCGCTGCGAGTACGTCCTGACGTGCCGTTCGCGTGCGCCGGGGGCGTGTGCGGCACGTGCCGTGCGCGCCTGCTGCAGGGATCGGTCACGATGACGGAGAACTACGCTCTCGAGCCCGACGAACTCGAGCGCGGGTATGTGCTCACGTGCCAGTCTCATCCCACGACCGATACCGTCGTCGTCGACTACGACGTCTGA
- the paaD gene encoding 1,2-phenylacetyl-CoA epoxidase subunit PaaD — MRPAADALTDRAWEVAASVLDPEVPVLTIEDLGVLRDVVVDEGRVTVTITPTYSGCPAMDAIGDDLVLALTSAGFDDVDVRLVLAPAWTTDWMTDAGKRKLVEYGIAAPTGRAAVSGPIRLQLSVRCPRCGSLDTRELARFGSTSCKALYECRACLEPFDHFKVH, encoded by the coding sequence CTGCGGCCGGCTGCCGATGCCCTGACCGATCGCGCGTGGGAGGTCGCGGCATCCGTCCTCGATCCCGAGGTTCCTGTCCTCACGATCGAGGATCTCGGCGTGCTGCGCGACGTCGTGGTCGACGAGGGACGCGTGACCGTCACGATCACGCCGACGTACTCGGGCTGCCCGGCGATGGACGCGATCGGCGACGACCTCGTGCTCGCGCTCACGTCGGCCGGCTTCGACGACGTCGACGTGCGGCTCGTGCTCGCCCCCGCATGGACCACGGACTGGATGACGGATGCCGGCAAGCGCAAGCTCGTCGAGTACGGCATCGCTGCGCCCACCGGGCGTGCGGCGGTGAGCGGGCCGATCCGCCTTCAGCTGTCGGTGCGGTGCCCGCGCTGCGGGTCGCTCGACACCCGCGAGCTCGCGCGGTTCGGCTCGACGTCGTGCAAGGCCCTCTACGAGTGCCGCGCCTGTCTGGAGCCCTTCGACCATTTCAAGGTGCACTGA
- the paaC gene encoding 1,2-phenylacetyl-CoA epoxidase subunit PaaC gives MAGAEGHAATADVADYALWLGDDALILSQQLGAWIARAPELEEDVALANIALDLLGHARSFLRYAGTYDDRTEDDLAYWRDEPEFRCAWLFQQPNGDFAQTIARQLAASVYLFELYTALQGSSDETLAAIAAKAVKEVEYHRDHAVQWTLRLAGGTDESRRRMLRAIGDVWPYVGELFRDEPLTERLDGIAVRPSTLQAPFDTVIAAVFAEAELEAPATPMSSAGGRRGSHFPTLGYLLAEMHVLARRHPGATW, from the coding sequence CTGGCCGGTGCCGAGGGGCACGCCGCAACGGCGGACGTCGCGGACTACGCGCTCTGGCTCGGCGACGATGCGCTCATCCTTTCGCAGCAGCTCGGCGCGTGGATCGCCCGGGCTCCCGAGCTTGAGGAGGACGTCGCGCTCGCCAACATCGCGCTCGACCTTCTCGGTCACGCGCGTTCGTTCCTGCGGTACGCCGGCACCTACGACGATCGCACCGAGGACGACCTCGCCTACTGGCGCGACGAGCCGGAGTTCCGGTGCGCGTGGCTCTTCCAGCAGCCCAACGGAGACTTCGCGCAGACGATCGCGCGTCAGCTCGCAGCATCCGTCTACCTCTTCGAGCTGTACACGGCGCTGCAGGGGTCGTCCGACGAGACGCTCGCCGCGATCGCCGCGAAGGCGGTCAAGGAGGTCGAGTACCACCGGGACCACGCCGTCCAGTGGACGCTGCGCCTCGCGGGCGGCACCGACGAGTCGCGCCGGCGCATGCTCCGCGCGATCGGCGATGTGTGGCCGTACGTGGGCGAGCTGTTCCGCGACGAGCCGCTGACCGAGCGCCTCGACGGCATCGCCGTGCGGCCATCGACACTTCAGGCGCCGTTCGACACCGTGATCGCGGCGGTCTTCGCCGAGGCCGAGCTCGAGGCGCCTGCCACCCCGATGTCGTCGGCCGGCGGGCGGCGCGGATCGCATTTCCCGACGCTGGGCTACCTGCTCGCCGAGATGCATGTGCTCGCCCGGCGGCACCCGGGGGCGACATGGTGA
- the paaB gene encoding 1,2-phenylacetyl-CoA epoxidase subunit PaaB, with amino-acid sequence MTTPGASPRESWPLWEVFVRANRGLSHVHAGSLHAPDAELALRNARDLYTRRGEGTSIWVVPADAITTSDPDSKGAFFESPAGKNYRHATYYTASEGVPHL; translated from the coding sequence ATGACCACACCGGGCGCTTCGCCGCGAGAGTCCTGGCCGCTGTGGGAGGTGTTCGTCCGCGCGAACCGCGGACTCAGCCACGTGCACGCCGGGTCGCTCCACGCGCCCGATGCGGAGCTCGCGCTGCGCAACGCCCGCGATCTCTACACGCGCAGGGGGGAGGGCACGTCGATCTGGGTCGTGCCCGCCGACGCCATCACGACGAGCGATCCCGATTCGAAGGGGGCGTTCTTCGAGAGCCCCGCGGGCAAGAACTACCGGCACGCCACGTACTACACGGCGTCCGAGGGGGTGCCGCACCTGTGA
- the paaA gene encoding 1,2-phenylacetyl-CoA epoxidase subunit PaaA: MTTEMLIDEAAEQAAFDAIIEADSRIEPRDWMPAAYRKTLIRQISQHAHSEIIGMQPEGNWISRAPSLKRKAILMAKVQDEAGHGLYLYSAAQTLGITRDEMTEQLIEGRARYSSIFNYPTPTWADMGAIGWLVDGAAICNQVPLCRASYGPYGRAMVRICKEESFHQRQGFEILLTLMQGSPAQREMAQDAVDRWYWPSLMMFGPPDDESPNSAQSMQWKIKRFSNDDLRQRFIGMLVPQAEVLGVTLPDPELRWDEQAERWHTSEIDWTEFHEVLAGRGPMNVERIRNRRNAHEDGAWVREAAAEYARKQQLASRSLSERSESKRPEPTMEVGS, translated from the coding sequence ATGACGACCGAGATGCTGATCGACGAAGCCGCCGAGCAGGCGGCGTTCGATGCGATCATCGAGGCCGACTCGCGCATCGAGCCGCGGGACTGGATGCCGGCCGCATATCGCAAGACGCTGATCCGGCAGATCTCGCAGCATGCGCACTCGGAGATCATCGGGATGCAGCCCGAAGGCAATTGGATCTCGCGGGCGCCGAGCCTGAAGCGCAAGGCGATCCTGATGGCGAAGGTGCAGGATGAGGCGGGCCATGGGCTGTACCTGTACTCGGCGGCGCAGACCCTCGGCATCACCCGCGACGAGATGACCGAGCAGCTGATCGAGGGGCGGGCCCGGTACTCGTCGATCTTCAACTACCCGACACCGACGTGGGCCGACATGGGCGCGATCGGCTGGCTCGTCGACGGCGCCGCGATCTGCAACCAGGTGCCGCTGTGCCGCGCGTCGTACGGCCCTTACGGCCGGGCGATGGTGCGCATCTGCAAGGAGGAGTCGTTCCACCAGCGGCAGGGGTTCGAGATCCTGCTGACGCTGATGCAGGGTTCGCCCGCGCAGCGCGAGATGGCGCAGGATGCCGTGGACCGCTGGTACTGGCCGTCGCTGATGATGTTCGGGCCCCCTGACGACGAGTCCCCGAACTCGGCGCAGTCCATGCAGTGGAAGATCAAGCGCTTCTCGAACGACGACCTGCGGCAGCGGTTCATCGGGATGCTGGTGCCCCAGGCCGAAGTGCTGGGCGTGACGCTTCCCGACCCGGAGCTGCGGTGGGACGAGCAGGCAGAGCGGTGGCACACGAGCGAGATCGACTGGACCGAGTTCCACGAGGTGCTCGCCGGCCGCGGCCCCATGAACGTCGAGCGCATCCGCAATCGCCGCAACGCGCACGAGGACGGCGCCTGGGTGCGCGAGGCCGCCGCCGAGTACGCCCGCAAGCAGCAGCTCGCCTCCCGGTCGTTGAGCGAGCGAAGCGAGTCGAAACGCCCCGAGCCGACGATGGAGGTTGGATCATGA
- the paaI gene encoding hydroxyphenylacetyl-CoA thioesterase PaaI: MSDPAAHFVGQRRMLQRDRASAALGMLVERDEPGEAVVSMRVRDDMTNGFAITHGGMVFALADTAFAMACNEDDDVTVAAGADITFLKATHAGQTLTAHARRRILSGRNGLYDVTVTDETGDVVAEFRGRSFTTRRTNRTD, translated from the coding sequence ATGAGCGACCCCGCCGCGCACTTCGTCGGGCAGCGCCGCATGCTGCAGCGCGACCGCGCCTCGGCCGCGCTCGGCATGCTCGTCGAGCGCGACGAACCGGGCGAGGCCGTCGTGTCGATGCGGGTGCGCGACGACATGACCAACGGGTTCGCGATCACGCACGGCGGGATGGTGTTCGCGCTCGCCGACACCGCGTTCGCGATGGCCTGCAACGAAGACGACGACGTCACGGTGGCCGCCGGCGCCGACATCACGTTCCTCAAGGCCACCCACGCCGGCCAGACCTTGACCGCGCACGCGCGGCGACGCATCCTCTCGGGCCGCAACGGCCTGTACGACGTCACCGTCACCGACGAGACCGGCGATGTGGTCGCCGAGTTCCGCGGTCGGTCCTTCACCACGCGCCGAACCAACCGAACCGACTGA
- the paaZ gene encoding phenylacetic acid degradation bifunctional protein PaaZ produces MIERSATGILPSYLRDAWWTPASEAGAATVRDASTGDVVTLVSTEGIDLAGAIAHARTVGQAGLGALTFHQRALLLKEFGIALTARKEELYELSKRAGATTRDSLSDVDGGIGVLFTYSSKGRRELPNAQVYLDGPVEPLSKDGSFLGRHVYTRLPGVAVQINAFNFPMWGALEKFAPAFLAGVPTIVKPATPTAYVAEAWVRILVETGRLPAGSLQLVSGAVPGLFDHLGLGDLVGFTGSASTASRLREQAAPGVRFTSETDSINASVLGPDAVPGTPEFDAYVKQLMVELTTKAGQKCTAIRRAIVPADAVEPLVRALSDKLSERVVVGDPHAEGVTMGPLVSLAQRDEVLRAVGALEAAGGRILLGSTDAPDVTHADGSTGPAPDGAFVMPIVIGFDGAADALPEAVHDVEAFGPVASVLAYRTVDEAADLVGRGGGSLVTSVATADPAVAATLLARTAAYNGRLLFLDRDDARTSTGHGAPVPHLVHGGPGRAGGGEELGGIRAVLHHMQRTAVQGSPAMLTALTGVWHQGAASRSDRHPFRKSLAELAIGDQIASPLRPVTLDDIETFANFTGDLFYAHMDEEAAAANPFFPGRVAHGYLLVSWAAGLFVDPEPGPVLANYGLENLRFMTPVSPGDEIRVVLTAKQITPRETDEYGEVRWDAVILNQREEIVATYDVLTLVAKTSADTDAATAAASVSPESAGVGA; encoded by the coding sequence ATGATCGAGCGGTCAGCGACCGGCATCCTCCCCAGCTACCTGCGCGATGCATGGTGGACGCCTGCATCCGAAGCCGGCGCCGCGACCGTGCGCGACGCGTCGACCGGCGATGTCGTGACGCTCGTGAGCACCGAGGGCATCGATCTCGCGGGTGCGATCGCCCACGCTCGCACGGTGGGCCAGGCGGGCCTCGGCGCGCTCACCTTCCACCAGCGCGCCCTGCTGCTGAAGGAGTTCGGCATCGCACTCACGGCGCGCAAGGAGGAGCTCTACGAGCTCTCGAAGCGGGCCGGCGCGACCACGCGCGACTCGCTGAGCGACGTCGACGGCGGCATCGGCGTGCTCTTCACGTACTCGTCGAAGGGCAGGCGCGAGCTGCCGAATGCGCAGGTGTACCTCGACGGACCGGTCGAGCCGCTCTCGAAGGACGGCTCGTTCCTCGGGCGCCACGTGTACACGCGCCTTCCGGGCGTGGCCGTGCAGATCAACGCCTTCAACTTCCCGATGTGGGGCGCGCTCGAGAAGTTCGCCCCCGCGTTCCTCGCGGGCGTGCCGACGATCGTGAAACCGGCGACGCCCACGGCGTACGTCGCTGAGGCCTGGGTGCGCATCCTCGTCGAGACGGGACGCCTGCCCGCCGGCTCGCTGCAGCTGGTGAGCGGCGCCGTGCCAGGCTTGTTCGACCACCTCGGACTCGGCGATCTCGTGGGCTTCACCGGCAGCGCGTCGACCGCGTCCCGGCTTCGCGAGCAGGCGGCGCCGGGCGTCAGGTTCACGAGCGAGACCGATTCGATCAACGCGTCGGTGCTCGGCCCCGATGCGGTGCCCGGCACCCCGGAGTTCGACGCGTACGTGAAGCAGCTCATGGTCGAACTCACCACCAAGGCCGGCCAGAAGTGCACCGCGATCCGGCGCGCCATCGTGCCGGCCGACGCCGTCGAGCCTCTGGTCCGGGCCCTCAGCGACAAGCTCTCCGAGCGCGTCGTCGTCGGCGACCCGCACGCCGAAGGCGTCACGATGGGCCCGCTCGTCTCGCTCGCCCAGCGCGACGAGGTGCTGCGCGCCGTCGGCGCGCTCGAGGCGGCGGGCGGTCGCATCCTGCTCGGATCGACGGATGCCCCGGACGTGACGCACGCCGACGGCTCGACCGGTCCTGCCCCCGACGGGGCCTTCGTCATGCCCATCGTCATCGGGTTCGACGGCGCCGCCGACGCGCTGCCCGAAGCGGTGCACGATGTCGAGGCGTTCGGGCCCGTGGCGAGCGTGCTCGCGTATCGCACCGTGGACGAGGCCGCCGATCTCGTCGGCCGCGGCGGCGGATCTCTCGTGACGAGCGTGGCCACCGCCGACCCCGCCGTCGCGGCGACCCTGCTCGCGCGCACCGCCGCGTACAACGGGCGCCTGCTGTTCCTCGACCGCGACGACGCCCGCACGTCGACGGGCCACGGCGCCCCGGTGCCGCACCTCGTGCACGGCGGACCCGGCCGCGCGGGCGGTGGCGAGGAGCTCGGCGGCATCCGCGCGGTCCTGCACCACATGCAGCGCACCGCGGTGCAGGGCTCACCTGCGATGCTCACGGCGCTGACCGGCGTGTGGCACCAGGGCGCAGCATCCCGTTCCGATCGCCACCCGTTCCGCAAGTCACTCGCCGAACTCGCGATCGGCGACCAGATCGCGTCGCCGCTGCGACCGGTGACCCTCGACGACATCGAGACGTTCGCGAACTTCACCGGCGATCTCTTCTATGCCCACATGGACGAGGAGGCCGCCGCCGCGAACCCGTTCTTCCCGGGTCGCGTGGCGCACGGCTACCTGCTGGTGTCGTGGGCGGCCGGCCTGTTCGTGGACCCCGAGCCCGGTCCGGTGCTCGCCAACTACGGCCTCGAGAACCTGCGGTTCATGACGCCGGTGTCGCCCGGTGACGAGATCCGCGTGGTGCTCACGGCGAAGCAGATCACCCCGCGCGAGACCGACGAGTACGGCGAGGTGCGCTGGGACGCGGTCATCCTGAACCAGCGCGAGGAGATCGTCGCGACGTACGACGTCCTCACCCTGGTCGCGAAGACGTCTGCGGACACGGATGCCGCCACCGCCGCAGCATCCGTCTCTCCCGAGTCCGCCGGGGTGGGCGCATGA
- a CDS encoding 3-hydroxyacyl-CoA dehydrogenase family protein: MSAAEGSSRSLSERSESKRAEPARLPGRVGVIGGGRMGAGIAHAFALAGAQVVVVERDQEAAAAASARLLESVRRSVERGTTEIGYDALAAAIQTATDAAALTGCHLVVEAVPEDRELKHDALARAERALGPDAALATNTSSISIDDLASGLDRPERFLGLHFFNPVPASQLVEVVTGAATDLALVDDARAWIAALGKTPIVVRDSPGFASSRLGVALGLEAIRMLEEGVASAADIDAAMELGYRHPVGPLRTTDLVGLDVRLGIAEELHRELGKRFAPPELLRRLVADGRLGRKTGRGFYEWSEQ, from the coding sequence ATGAGTGCGGCCGAGGGCAGTTCCCGTTCGTTGAGCGAGCGAAGCGAGTCGAAACGCGCCGAGCCGGCGAGACTGCCCGGTCGCGTCGGGGTGATCGGCGGCGGGCGCATGGGCGCGGGCATCGCACACGCGTTCGCCCTCGCCGGCGCTCAGGTGGTCGTGGTCGAGCGCGACCAGGAGGCGGCGGCCGCAGCATCCGCTCGCCTTCTCGAGAGCGTGCGGCGCAGCGTCGAGCGCGGCACCACCGAGATCGGGTACGACGCGCTCGCCGCCGCGATCCAGACGGCGACGGATGCTGCGGCCCTGACCGGCTGCCACCTCGTGGTGGAGGCGGTCCCGGAGGATCGGGAACTGAAGCACGACGCGCTCGCGCGCGCCGAACGCGCTCTCGGACCGGATGCGGCGCTCGCCACCAACACCTCGTCCATCTCGATCGACGACCTCGCATCCGGCCTCGACCGCCCCGAACGCTTCCTGGGCCTGCACTTCTTCAACCCCGTGCCGGCGTCGCAGCTCGTGGAGGTGGTCACCGGTGCGGCGACCGACCTCGCGCTCGTCGACGACGCCAGGGCCTGGATCGCGGCGCTCGGCAAGACGCCCATCGTCGTGCGCGACAGTCCGGGCTTCGCGTCGAGCCGGTTGGGGGTCGCCCTCGGGCTCGAGGCGATCCGCATGCTCGAGGAAGGTGTCGCGTCGGCCGCCGACATCGACGCGGCGATGGAGCTCGGCTACCGGCATCCCGTCGGCCCGCTGCGCACCACCGACCTCGTCGGCCTCGACGTGCGGCTGGGCATCGCCGAGGAGCTGCACCGCGAGCTGGGGAAGCGGTTCGCACCCCCGGAGCTGCTCAGGCGCCTCGTCGCCGACGGACGACTCGGCCGCAAGACCGGCCGCGGCTTCTACGAATGGAGTGAACAGTGA
- a CDS encoding enoyl-CoA hydratase/isomerase family protein — translation MPEPLKIERREDRVVATLSRPEVRNAIDQDTIDRLHELCGELEREPRTLIITGSDGVFASGADIAQLRDRRAADARRGINTRAFTRVRGLPMPVIAAIDGYALGGGAELAYAADIRIGTPGLQIGNPETGLGIIAAAGATWRLPEIVGEARAAEMLLTGRILDADTAVAWGLVSSLFEPADLLAAAHALADRIARNDPLATRHTKTALLAPRAAHPEIELELQAQLFESPEKDRRMTAFLERGKR, via the coding sequence ATGCCTGAGCCGCTCAAGATCGAGCGCCGCGAGGACCGCGTCGTCGCGACGCTGTCGCGGCCGGAGGTGCGCAACGCCATCGACCAGGACACGATCGACCGCCTGCACGAGCTTTGCGGCGAGCTCGAGCGCGAGCCGCGCACGCTCATCATCACGGGCTCCGACGGCGTGTTCGCCTCGGGGGCCGACATCGCACAGCTGCGTGACCGCCGCGCCGCCGACGCCCGCCGGGGCATCAACACCCGGGCGTTCACGCGGGTGCGGGGCCTCCCGATGCCGGTCATCGCCGCGATCGACGGCTACGCGCTGGGCGGCGGGGCCGAGCTCGCGTACGCGGCCGACATCCGCATCGGCACTCCGGGTCTCCAGATCGGCAACCCCGAGACGGGCCTGGGCATCATCGCGGCGGCCGGTGCGACGTGGCGCCTGCCCGAGATCGTCGGTGAGGCCCGGGCCGCCGAGATGCTGCTGACAGGGCGGATCCTGGATGCCGACACCGCCGTCGCGTGGGGGCTCGTGTCGTCGCTGTTCGAGCCCGCAGACCTGCTCGCCGCTGCTCATGCGCTCGCGGATCGCATCGCCCGCAACGACCCGTTGGCGACGCGTCACACGAAGACGGCGCTGCTCGCCCCGCGCGCGGCGCACCCCGAGATCGAGCTCGAGCTGCAGGCGCAGCTCTTCGAGAGCCCCGAGAAGGACCGGCGCATGACCGCCTTCCTCGAGAGGGGGAAGCGATGA
- a CDS encoding TetR/AcrR family transcriptional regulator produces the protein MSASTDAFPARRGRPGYDRDQVLAVAVALFNEQGYDATSVADLASRLRLTKSALYHHFDSKEQLLALALDEALDGLEGVLDEPDAAVADPVERLGAVLRGAVRVLVDKLPYVTLLLRVRGNSDVERAALERRRAFDHRVTALVAEAQRAGQVRADVDDAVATRLVFGMVNSIVEWYRPSGPVDRERLAHDVVAVALDGMRTR, from the coding sequence ATGTCCGCGAGCACCGACGCCTTCCCCGCGCGACGCGGACGGCCTGGCTACGACCGCGATCAGGTGCTCGCGGTCGCAGTGGCCCTCTTCAACGAGCAGGGATACGACGCGACATCGGTGGCCGATCTCGCCTCGCGCCTCCGGCTCACGAAGTCGGCGCTGTACCACCACTTCGACTCGAAGGAGCAGCTGCTCGCGCTCGCCCTCGACGAAGCGCTCGACGGGCTCGAGGGGGTGCTCGACGAACCGGACGCGGCCGTCGCGGATCCGGTCGAGCGGCTCGGCGCGGTGCTGCGCGGCGCGGTGCGTGTGCTCGTCGACAAACTCCCGTACGTCACGCTCCTGCTGCGGGTACGCGGCAACAGCGACGTCGAGCGCGCCGCCCTCGAGCGCCGGCGCGCGTTCGACCACCGGGTGACGGCGCTCGTGGCCGAGGCGCAGCGCGCCGGTCAGGTGCGCGCCGACGTCGACGACGCCGTGGCCACGCGCCTGGTCTTCGGCATGGTCAACTCGATCGTCGAGTGGTACCGGCCGAGCGGGCCTGTCGACCGGGAGCGCCTCGCGCACGACGTCGTCGCGGTCGCGCTGGACGGCATGCGCACCCGCTGA